One segment of Parvularcula sp. IMCC14364 DNA contains the following:
- the rplI gene encoding 50S ribosomal protein L9, whose amino-acid sequence MDVILLERVEKLGQIGDVVNVKDGFARNFLLPQKKALRATEGNKKVFENQRADIEARNLEAKKEAEAVAEKLEGQTYTLIRQASDMGQLYGSVSSRDIAEAAEADGFHVSRSQIVLDKPLKNLGVSDVRVVLHPEVSINIAVNIARSQEEAEAQARGENVLGQKEELDEDLIRGTGGDDFFEEGADAPEATAEGEPAPESDADRTDS is encoded by the coding sequence ATGGATGTTATTCTACTAGAACGCGTTGAAAAGCTGGGCCAGATTGGCGACGTTGTGAACGTCAAGGACGGCTTTGCGCGCAATTTCCTGCTGCCACAGAAAAAAGCCCTGCGGGCAACTGAAGGCAACAAGAAGGTTTTCGAAAACCAGCGCGCTGACATTGAGGCTCGGAACCTTGAGGCCAAAAAAGAGGCTGAAGCTGTTGCCGAGAAACTGGAAGGCCAGACCTACACACTGATCCGTCAGGCATCAGACATGGGTCAGCTTTACGGCTCTGTGTCCTCCCGTGATATCGCAGAAGCCGCTGAAGCAGACGGTTTCCATGTCAGCCGTAGTCAGATTGTTCTCGATAAGCCTCTGAAAAATCTGGGTGTCAGTGATGTACGTGTGGTCCTTCACCCAGAGGTATCCATCAATATCGCTGTGAACATTGCCCGGTCTCAGGAAGAGGCCGAAGCGCAGGCACGCGGTGAAAACGTCCTTGGCCAGAAGGAAGAGCTGGACGAGGATCTGATCCGCGGTACGGGCGGCGACGATTTCTTCGAAGAAGGCGCAGACGCACCTGAAGCAACAGCTGAAGGCGAACCTGCCCCTGAAAGCGATGCCGACAGGACTGACAGCTAG
- the rpsR gene encoding 30S ribosomal protein S18, which yields MKPFFRRRKTCPFSGEKAPKIDYKDPRLLQRYISEKGKIVPSRISAVSMKKQRELARAIKRARFLALLPYVGE from the coding sequence ATGAAACCATTTTTCCGCCGTCGCAAGACATGTCCTTTTTCTGGCGAAAAAGCCCCGAAAATTGACTATAAAGACCCGCGCCTCCTGCAGCGCTACATTTCCGAGAAGGGCAAAATCGTTCCTTCACGGATTTCAGCTGTGTCCATGAAAAAGCAGCGTGAGCTGGCCCGTGCAATCAAACGCGCCCGTTTTCTCGCTCTGCTGCCATATGTCGGGGAGTAA
- the rpsF gene encoding 30S ribosomal protein S6 — protein MAYYEHVYIARQDIAPAQVEALTQSLEQIVQENGGKVTKQEYWGLRTMQYKIKKNRKGHYTLLNIDAPSDAVVEMERQMRINEDILRFMTLRVEELSDEPSPVLSRKDSSGPRGKDRD, from the coding sequence ATGGCTTATTACGAGCACGTGTATATTGCACGTCAGGATATTGCCCCTGCCCAGGTAGAGGCACTGACACAATCCCTCGAACAGATCGTCCAGGAAAATGGCGGCAAGGTGACCAAGCAGGAATATTGGGGCCTGCGCACCATGCAATACAAGATCAAGAAGAACCGCAAGGGTCACTACACCCTTTTGAACATCGATGCGCCGTCAGATGCGGTTGTCGAAATGGAACGCCAGATGCGGATCAATGAAGACATTCTGCGCTTCATGACCTTGCGCGTTGAGGAACTGAGCGATGAGCCTTCACCTGTACTTTCCCGCAAGGATTCTTCTGGTCCTCGCGGCAAGGACCGTGACTGA
- a CDS encoding GNAT family N-acetyltransferase, with translation MAVIILDEWKAHEEEIQMLLEATFAASEGLEEGQLIGTLARNLLATTPEDDIRVFTIVAETRLLACSIFTRLSFTQDARCAFLLSPMAVSTKEQGKGLGKALLNHALDALKRSHVDLAVTYGDPAYYGQVGFMPVAHAVLPAPFELQQPEGWLARSLTGLAISPVSGKSICAAALNDASYW, from the coding sequence ATGGCCGTGATTATTCTTGATGAGTGGAAAGCCCATGAAGAAGAAATTCAGATGCTGTTGGAGGCAACCTTCGCAGCTTCCGAAGGCCTCGAAGAAGGCCAGCTTATTGGCACTCTTGCAAGGAACCTGCTCGCAACGACGCCAGAAGATGATATCAGGGTTTTCACGATTGTTGCTGAAACGCGTCTTCTCGCGTGTTCTATATTCACCAGATTATCCTTCACGCAGGATGCGCGTTGTGCATTTCTTCTTTCCCCGATGGCGGTGTCCACAAAAGAACAGGGCAAGGGGCTGGGCAAGGCTTTGTTGAACCATGCTCTGGATGCGTTGAAGCGAAGTCATGTCGATCTGGCGGTCACATACGGCGATCCCGCATATTACGGACAAGTCGGTTTTATGCCGGTTGCCCATGCAGTGTTGCCCGCACCATTTGAGCTTCAGCAACCTGAAGGCTGGTTGGCCCGGTCCCTGACGGGCCTGGCGATCTCGCCAGTTTCCGGGAAATCTATCTGTGCAGCAGCTCTGAACGATGCTTCATACTGGTAA
- a CDS encoding DUF4139 domain-containing protein — protein MKKLLATASLMVLTATGTAALADDLAITIYNNGLALVEDERTVTFPNGRTTIELPGVSSQINAPTVTFQADSMSIVEQNFDFDLLTPAKLMEKAVGEEIEIVRINPGTGNETRETAKVLSVNNGVVVEIDDRIEILRDDNLPTRVIFDGVPENLRARPTLSVMVDSDAAGDRDATLTYLTGGLSWRADYVLLFNEAEEEMDLQGWATLGNTTDTTFENVRTQLVAGGVGAGQGYNDRRYQDGPVRSGGMEAGNVERIGDNYLYTLPGRTTIASKQTKQVGFVDATGVDAAKKYEYLTGGFQTMANPVNADVRIAFSNSRDAGLGAPLPQGIIRVYAKDAQGRAQFIGEDNISHVAGGSDISLKIGSAFDVTVQSTQTNRRVLSRKVVETSMKYVVRNARPEPVTLTLRQSGVTGWRMETEVTEESLSHRKPDANSFVWDIDVPAEGETELTFTMRQVTR, from the coding sequence ATGAAAAAGTTACTCGCAACTGCCAGCCTGATGGTACTCACAGCAACTGGCACAGCAGCACTGGCCGATGATCTGGCGATCACCATTTATAATAATGGCCTTGCTCTTGTGGAAGACGAACGCACCGTGACCTTTCCCAATGGCCGCACCACCATTGAACTGCCCGGCGTCTCCTCCCAGATCAACGCCCCGACAGTGACGTTTCAGGCAGACAGCATGTCCATCGTCGAGCAGAATTTCGACTTTGATCTGCTGACGCCTGCGAAACTGATGGAAAAAGCTGTTGGTGAGGAAATCGAGATTGTCCGGATCAACCCTGGCACGGGCAACGAAACGCGTGAGACAGCGAAGGTGCTATCGGTCAATAATGGTGTCGTGGTCGAGATCGATGACCGTATTGAAATCCTGCGCGACGATAATCTCCCCACACGTGTTATTTTTGACGGCGTGCCGGAAAACCTTCGTGCCCGGCCAACCCTGTCGGTCATGGTCGATTCCGACGCTGCGGGAGATCGCGATGCAACCCTCACGTATTTAACGGGCGGCCTGTCGTGGCGCGCTGATTATGTTCTTCTGTTCAACGAAGCAGAAGAAGAGATGGACCTGCAGGGCTGGGCGACGCTCGGCAACACGACTGATACAACCTTCGAGAATGTCCGCACCCAGTTGGTTGCGGGCGGTGTTGGCGCCGGCCAGGGCTATAATGATCGGCGGTATCAGGACGGGCCGGTGCGCAGCGGCGGGATGGAAGCCGGTAATGTCGAGCGCATCGGTGACAATTATCTCTACACCCTGCCGGGCCGCACCACCATTGCCAGCAAGCAGACCAAGCAGGTTGGTTTCGTGGACGCCACCGGTGTTGATGCTGCCAAGAAATATGAATATCTGACCGGCGGTTTCCAGACCATGGCGAACCCGGTGAATGCTGATGTGCGCATCGCCTTTTCCAACAGTCGCGATGCAGGCCTTGGCGCGCCATTGCCGCAAGGCATCATTCGTGTGTATGCGAAGGATGCACAGGGGCGTGCCCAGTTCATCGGTGAAGACAATATCAGTCATGTGGCAGGTGGCTCTGACATCTCCCTGAAAATCGGTTCTGCCTTCGACGTGACAGTGCAGTCCACACAGACCAATCGCCGTGTTCTCAGTCGCAAGGTGGTTGAAACGTCCATGAAATATGTTGTGCGAAATGCCAGACCTGAGCCTGTTACCCTGACATTGCGGCAATCTGGCGTGACGGGCTGGCGCATGGAAACCGAGGTGACGGAGGAAAGCCTGTCGCATCGCAAGCCTGATGCGAACAGTTTTGTCTGGGATATTGATGTTCCGGCGGAAGGCGAGACAGAGCTGACATTCACGATGCGTCAGGTCACACGGTAA
- a CDS encoding DUF4139 domain-containing protein: MRVASCLALCVLLASLPGCGQSASEGASDYPAASSEQARSFATERTVVSEAPADIALTIYTDDLALITERRTVNLPAGRSVIRFEGVSEMMVPQSAILRAFSGFTLERNFDFDLISPGALFAGAEGETVTVSRTNPSTGRVEQKQAVVVSGSNGVVLEIDGEIEALQCAGLPEKTAFDHVPDSLNPQPVLSIEVTAAEADEQEIVLSYLATNFGWQADYRLDVNPDGETGQLVGWLTVYNETEVSIKEASTAIIAGELQRLWETRAEKGSAKPFAARCWPRGSSKTGVPVSRTLAAPPPRAYRSNVPQPAMAAPEMEMMMADSVMVTASKEAELEEFGDYKLYRVPEPTTVAAYQEKQVLFLDKPEIDLEKIHTFNIYGPENIYGPENAIGQILPATVEYHLDNSRDGKLGLPLPEGTIRVMTTSSEGRLFYLGEDSVRNLAVDLPAEFEIASAADVQMETRLLDRGITELPGRNVQREVSVEHSFFNASPEEVTIKLKIGEAFYTPITISDENLMRDLDADTPKWRFTLAPESSRLVSYTATWTD, from the coding sequence GTGCGCGTCGCTTCATGTCTTGCGCTATGTGTGCTTCTGGCGAGCCTGCCAGGCTGCGGCCAGTCCGCGTCTGAGGGGGCGTCGGATTATCCGGCAGCCTCTTCCGAGCAGGCGCGTTCCTTTGCAACGGAGCGCACCGTCGTCTCTGAAGCACCTGCCGATATTGCCCTGACGATCTATACAGATGATCTCGCCCTGATTACCGAGCGCCGCACCGTCAATTTGCCAGCGGGGCGCAGCGTGATCCGCTTTGAAGGCGTGAGCGAAATGATGGTGCCGCAGTCAGCAATCCTGCGCGCTTTTAGCGGCTTCACGCTGGAGCGCAATTTCGATTTTGATCTGATTTCACCGGGTGCGCTGTTTGCCGGGGCAGAGGGTGAGACTGTCACAGTTTCCCGCACTAATCCGTCTACGGGGCGTGTGGAGCAGAAGCAGGCGGTCGTCGTTTCCGGTAGTAATGGAGTGGTGCTTGAAATAGATGGTGAAATCGAAGCGCTGCAATGCGCAGGCCTGCCGGAGAAAACCGCATTCGATCATGTGCCCGACAGCCTCAATCCGCAGCCGGTGCTCAGTATAGAAGTGACGGCGGCGGAAGCTGACGAACAGGAGATTGTCCTGTCTTATCTTGCCACTAATTTTGGTTGGCAGGCGGATTACCGGCTTGACGTCAATCCGGATGGAGAAACTGGCCAGCTTGTCGGCTGGCTGACGGTTTATAACGAGACGGAAGTGTCCATCAAGGAAGCCAGTACGGCTATTATCGCTGGCGAATTACAGCGCTTATGGGAAACACGTGCTGAAAAAGGCAGTGCCAAGCCGTTTGCAGCGCGCTGCTGGCCGCGCGGCTCCAGCAAGACGGGTGTGCCCGTGTCACGTACACTGGCAGCGCCGCCGCCAAGAGCTTATCGCAGCAATGTGCCGCAACCGGCGATGGCCGCGCCCGAGATGGAAATGATGATGGCAGATTCCGTCATGGTCACGGCAAGCAAAGAGGCAGAACTGGAAGAATTCGGCGACTACAAACTTTATCGCGTACCGGAGCCCACCACGGTGGCAGCCTATCAGGAAAAGCAGGTATTGTTTCTCGACAAGCCCGAGATTGATCTGGAAAAAATCCATACATTCAATATCTATGGGCCGGAAAATATCTATGGGCCGGAAAATGCCATTGGCCAGATATTGCCAGCTACGGTCGAGTATCATCTTGATAACAGTCGCGATGGTAAATTGGGCCTGCCGCTGCCGGAAGGCACCATCCGTGTCATGACGACCAGCAGCGAAGGACGCCTTTTTTATCTCGGGGAAGACAGTGTGCGCAATCTGGCGGTGGATTTACCCGCAGAGTTTGAAATTGCCTCCGCTGCTGACGTGCAGATGGAGACCCGTTTGCTCGATCGCGGAATTACAGAATTGCCGGGGCGTAATGTACAGCGTGAGGTGAGCGTTGAGCATTCCTTCTTCAATGCTTCGCCTGAAGAAGTGACGATTAAGCTGAAAATTGGCGAGGCGTTTTATACACCGATCACGATCAGTGATGAGAACCTGATGCGTGATCTTGACGCCGACACGCCCAAATGGCGCTTCACTCTCGCCCCTGAATCAAGCCGCCTTGTCAGCTATACGGCCACCTGGACGGACTAG
- the fumC gene encoding class II fumarate hydratase, which produces MSEMRTETDSFGPLEVPSDKYFGAQSARSLINFPIGVETMPAAMVRALGVIKRSAALTNMSLGTLDDKVGKAIVSAASEVAEGKLNDHFPLSVWQTGSGTQSNMNSNEVIANRAIEIMGGEIGSKEPVHPNDHVNMSQSSNDTFPTAMHIAAAEEIVHRLVPALQALRNALNDKAEAFKDIIKIGRTHLQDATPLTLGQEFSGYVQMVKNGIERVEGVLPRLYALAQGGTAVGTGINSKPGFAEKFAEQVASYTKLPFVTAPNKFEALATHDAMVEAHGALNEVAVSLFKIANDVRLLGSGPRSGLAEIALPENEPGSSIMPGKVNPTQCEALTMVCAQVMGNNAGVSFAGSQGHFELNVFKPMIAYNTLQSIRLLADSASSFTDKCVVGIKANEEQITALMERSLMLVTALAPTIGYDNATKIAKEAHKNGTTLREEAVKLGFVSEEDYDDIVRPENMIKPR; this is translated from the coding sequence ATGAGCGAGATGCGCACAGAGACCGATAGTTTTGGCCCCCTGGAAGTTCCGTCAGACAAGTATTTCGGGGCGCAGTCTGCGCGCTCCCTCATCAATTTCCCGATCGGCGTTGAGACAATGCCTGCCGCAATGGTACGCGCGCTGGGCGTTATCAAGCGCTCTGCCGCCTTGACTAACATGTCTCTGGGCACGCTGGACGACAAGGTCGGCAAAGCGATTGTCAGCGCTGCATCCGAAGTGGCAGAGGGCAAGCTGAACGATCATTTCCCGCTGTCCGTGTGGCAAACCGGCTCCGGCACACAATCCAACATGAACTCCAATGAAGTGATCGCCAACCGGGCCATTGAAATTATGGGCGGTGAGATCGGCTCCAAGGAACCGGTACATCCGAATGATCATGTGAATATGTCGCAATCATCCAACGACACCTTCCCGACCGCCATGCATATCGCGGCAGCAGAGGAAATCGTGCACCGTCTGGTGCCTGCCCTGCAGGCCCTGCGCAACGCCCTGAACGACAAGGCAGAAGCCTTCAAGGACATTATCAAGATAGGCCGCACACACCTGCAGGATGCAACGCCGCTGACCCTTGGTCAGGAATTTTCAGGCTATGTACAAATGGTCAAGAACGGCATCGAGCGTGTGGAAGGCGTTCTGCCACGCCTTTATGCGCTGGCGCAGGGTGGTACAGCCGTTGGTACCGGGATCAATTCAAAGCCAGGCTTTGCGGAAAAATTTGCTGAACAGGTTGCAAGCTACACGAAACTGCCTTTCGTGACAGCACCAAACAAATTCGAGGCACTGGCAACCCATGACGCGATGGTAGAAGCCCATGGCGCCCTGAACGAAGTGGCTGTTTCCCTGTTCAAGATTGCCAATGATGTTCGCCTGCTCGGCTCCGGCCCCCGCTCCGGCCTGGCCGAGATTGCCCTGCCGGAAAATGAGCCTGGTTCTTCCATCATGCCCGGCAAGGTGAACCCGACCCAGTGCGAGGCTCTCACCATGGTCTGCGCGCAGGTGATGGGGAACAATGCGGGTGTCTCTTTTGCGGGCTCGCAAGGTCATTTCGAGCTGAATGTGTTCAAGCCGATGATTGCCTATAATACATTACAGTCAATCCGGCTGCTGGCGGACTCTGCCAGTTCGTTTACAGACAAATGTGTTGTCGGCATCAAGGCGAATGAAGAGCAGATCACCGCCCTGATGGAGCGCTCCCTCATGCTCGTGACGGCCCTTGCCCCCACAATCGGCTATGACAATGCCACGAAAATCGCCAAGGAAGCGCACAAGAACGGCACGACCCTGCGGGAAGAAGCGGTCAAACTTGGCTTTGTCTCGGAAGAAGATTATGATGATATTGTCCGTCCCGAGAACATGATCAAGCCACGCTAG
- a CDS encoding DUF6151 family protein, which produces MADDISLKCTCGEVTGKAAGLSAENTNHIICHCADCRTFVEHLGGRTEPEGGVQITQMSPARIRIIQGTENIRCLRLSEKGLFRWYTDCCNTPIGATPPSAGIPSVGMLHNFIDLPPEARTSVFGPVRGHVFLNEATGTAEQAAAIPKAGLALWVRMYGIVIGWKLRGDARRNFFFKDGQPIARPEILSVTP; this is translated from the coding sequence ATGGCGGATGATATATCCCTGAAATGTACCTGCGGAGAAGTGACGGGTAAGGCGGCGGGCCTTTCAGCAGAAAATACCAACCATATCATTTGCCATTGTGCAGATTGCCGGACTTTTGTCGAGCATCTGGGTGGCAGGACAGAGCCTGAAGGCGGTGTACAGATTACACAGATGTCCCCTGCGCGGATCAGGATAATACAGGGCACCGAAAACATCAGATGTCTGCGGCTTTCTGAAAAAGGACTGTTCAGATGGTATACCGACTGCTGCAATACTCCGATCGGGGCAACACCACCCTCAGCCGGGATTCCATCTGTGGGTATGCTCCACAACTTTATTGACCTGCCGCCAGAAGCGCGGACATCTGTATTTGGTCCTGTTCGCGGGCATGTTTTCCTGAATGAAGCAACCGGCACAGCCGAACAGGCTGCCGCCATCCCGAAAGCCGGTTTGGCACTGTGGGTGCGCATGTATGGTATCGTTATCGGCTGGAAACTGCGCGGCGACGCCAGGCGCAATTTCTTTTTCAAGGACGGACAACCGATTGCGCGGCCCGAAATCCTGTCTGTGACACCCTGA